The genomic stretch TGAACACCATTAAAATTATCTCTAAAACCTTGGTTTTCGAAATCATCTTTTAAAATAACTCTTGTAATTTCATTCTTATCATTAAAAGAATAAAAGATATTATTTTCATCATCATAGTCTGATGCATTTATAAAATTACCAGAATCTCTATTATTAACTAAAGTTATATAGTCTGTGGCAGGAAATGAAGAATCATAGAGATAACTTACATTAAATTGTGTAGAAGCTATATAATAAATACTTTCTGTTGCATTTGTTGCCGTTTGATCTATAAAACTAAAACCTCCATCTCCTCCTAATACCTCTATAGTATTACTAATACCCGGTTCATATAAATAAACTGTACCATTATCTTGCGCTCCTCCCATAAAACCATTTAAGTTAACAGGGTCTATAGCAGCAGAATAAAATTGAGTTATATTTAAATTAAGATTTCTTGGAAATATTGAATTTTGATTAACATTCTTGGAGTTATCAGGAGAATAAAAAACGCCTCCATCTGTAGCTATTAGTAATTGATTATTACTTGGTCTAAAAACAATATTATGAATGTCTGCATGCACATAACTTACAGAGTTGTCAAAACGACTGTCCCAACTAGAGGTTTTAGACCATAAAACTCCGCCATTTGTACTTTTAAATGTATTAATTCCACCAACATAAACTTCATTTTGATTTGTTGGGTTTACTTCAATAATTAAGTCATACCAAGCTTGTCCTCTTGTAAAATCATCATTTGGTACCGAAGAATCTCTAGTATCTGATGGTTCATCTAAGTTTGTAAAAGTTACTCCTGCATCTATACTTTTTACAATTTCCCCTAAACCTGTTACAAAAGTATCGGGGCTATTTGAATTTTCTATTCTTGATGCAATTAGGGCATATATTACATTAGAATTTGATTTTGCTGTAGCTAACTCAACCCTACCTGCAGAAGGTAAAGAAGAGTTATAATTAGATGAAAATACAACTCCGTTTGATGATGAAAATATAGATCCTGATGCAGAACCTGCCCAAATCTTATTATCTGATGCTAATTCTAAATCTCTAATTGGTTCTGTAGAAACTACAGACCAAGTATTTCCTCCATCAACAGATCTAAATAAATCTGTACCCTCAGAAAAAATATTTTCTTGATCTTTCATTGCTGCATAAACAACACCTATTCCATTCTCATTTCTAACAATTATGTCATAAACATATTCAAAGTTAGTAGTTGATGATAAATTACTCCAAGTTAAACCACCATCTAAAGTTTTCCAGATTCCTGCACCATTTACAGCATCTGCATTTCCCCAACCTTCTCCGGTACCAACATAGAATGTATTATTCTGAACAGGATCATAAACCATTACTGAAATAGCAAAATTCGTCATATCAGAATTCACCATTGCCCATGATGAGTTTTCATTTGTAATATCTTCGTTTTTCCATATTCCACCACTTACTCCACCAGCAAATACACGTTTACTTTCGGTATCATTGGGGTCAAACATCATTGCTCTAACTCTTCCTGCTACTGTTTTTGGCCCTCTAGACTCCCAATTAAAAGTTGTTGCAGATTTAGAACTAGCATCTTGTTTTACCTTTTTACCATATTTTAAAGCTTTTACCAATCTATCTTGATGTAACTTTTTAGTATTAGGATCCATAGTTCTTAAAAAGTCTTGCTCAAACGCTAAATCTGGTCGGTCTTTTTTTGGCATTGCCTTAATCTCTTCTTTTGTTAAAGGAGATCTTTTAGTGTAAGGATGATTTGCTAAGTATTCAGCATACTCCTTCTTATTTTTTTCAAAAGTTATTTCTGAGTTACTTGTGTAAAACACAAAAATTAGTAAACCAATTATTGTAATGATAGAAAAAGTTGATTTTTTATTCATACATAAACTTGTTTTAAAAAAGGCATCTAATCTAATGATTATTAGTAACTTTATATAATATTACCAGTTAATTTTTTATGCATTCGTATAGCGTAACTATCTGATATTCTAGAAACATAACTACAAACCTGCATTATCCTATCATATAAGTTTGATGTTTCTGTTTTGTATTCTTCTGGTAATAAATTTAAAACCAAGTTGTCAAAATTTGATGAACAACCTTCAAACTTATTATTTAATGCTGTTACGAAAACATCTAATAAATCTGCAATAATTCTATAACCAGCAACTTCTTTTTCTACAACTTCTGTGCTTTTGTAAATTTTAGAAACACTTATTTTAATTATGTCGTTAATTTGAGCTTCAAACTTACACTTGTCTAGTAAAGATTTTTCGAAAGTTCCGTTTAAAATTGCTTCTTCGTTGTCTAAAAAGATTGTTACTGCTTCGTTAATTAAAACACCAATTGCTAAAGCTCTTAAATAACTAACTCTATCAGTTTTATGTTGTAACGAATGATACTTTTTGATATCGATTGTATCTTTTACCAATTTAATCATGTATTCTAAAGCAAATTCTTCGTCTATTAAACCAAGATTTATTCCGTCTTCAAAATCTATAATTGTATAGCAAATATCATCTGCAGCTTCAACTAAATAAGCTAAAGGATGTCTATAAAAAGAAATACCTTCAGATTTTTTTTCGAGCATTCCTAAATCTTTTACTACATCTAAAAATGCTTCTTTTTCTGATTGAAAAAAGCCATATTTTTTATCTACAATATGATTAGTTGGCTTTTTAGGGAGACTTTCTTTAGGATATTTTAAAAACGCGCCCAAGGTTGCATAACTTAATCTTAAACCACCAGAAATTCCTTTTCTAGATTCGGTTAAAATTTTAAATCCGTTTGCATTTCCTTCAAAATCAATTAAATCTTGATATTCTTTATCGGTTAGTTCATTTTTATATTTTACACCTTTACCCGTTTTAAAATACTCGCCAATTGCTTTTTCTCCTGAATGACCAAATGGCGGATTCCCGATATCGTGCATAACAGACGCTGCGGCAGTTATTGCGCCAAAATCATTAAACGTATAACCTAAATCTACCAAGTTAGGATGACGTTCTAACAACGCTTTACCAACTCTTCTACCAAGTGTTCTACCAACCACAGAAACCTCTAAACTATGCGTTAAACGCGTGTGTACAAAGTCTGTTTCAGATAACGGAATTACTTGTGTTTTGTCTTGTAAACTTCTAAATGCAGATGAAAAAATAATTCTGTCAAAATCTACATCAAAACCTAATCGTGTTTCATCTTGTGCAATTCTTGGTCTTTTTTGAGTATCGCCAAAGCGTTTTAAAGAAAGGAGTT from Polaribacter marinaquae encodes the following:
- a CDS encoding deoxyguanosinetriphosphate triphosphohydrolase, with amino-acid sequence MNWEQLLSLKRFGDTQKRPRIAQDETRLGFDVDFDRIIFSSAFRSLQDKTQVIPLSETDFVHTRLTHSLEVSVVGRTLGRRVGKALLERHPNLVDLGYTFNDFGAITAAASVMHDIGNPPFGHSGEKAIGEYFKTGKGVKYKNELTDKEYQDLIDFEGNANGFKILTESRKGISGGLRLSYATLGAFLKYPKESLPKKPTNHIVDKKYGFFQSEKEAFLDVVKDLGMLEKKSEGISFYRHPLAYLVEAADDICYTIIDFEDGINLGLIDEEFALEYMIKLVKDTIDIKKYHSLQHKTDRVSYLRALAIGVLINEAVTIFLDNEEAILNGTFEKSLLDKCKFEAQINDIIKISVSKIYKSTEVVEKEVAGYRIIADLLDVFVTALNNKFEGCSSNFDNLVLNLLPEEYKTETSNLYDRIMQVCSYVSRISDSYAIRMHKKLTGNII
- a CDS encoding T9SS type A sorting domain-containing protein, whose product is MNKKSTFSIITIIGLLIFVFYTSNSEITFEKNKKEYAEYLANHPYTKRSPLTKEEIKAMPKKDRPDLAFEQDFLRTMDPNTKKLHQDRLVKALKYGKKVKQDASSKSATTFNWESRGPKTVAGRVRAMMFDPNDTESKRVFAGGVSGGIWKNEDITNENSSWAMVNSDMTNFAISVMVYDPVQNNTFYVGTGEGWGNADAVNGAGIWKTLDGGLTWSNLSSTTNFEYVYDIIVRNENGIGVVYAAMKDQENIFSEGTDLFRSVDGGNTWSVVSTEPIRDLELASDNKIWAGSASGSIFSSSNGVVFSSNYNSSLPSAGRVELATAKSNSNVIYALIASRIENSNSPDTFVTGLGEIVKSIDAGVTFTNLDEPSDTRDSSVPNDDFTRGQAWYDLIIEVNPTNQNEVYVGGINTFKSTNGGVLWSKTSSWDSRFDNSVSYVHADIHNIVFRPSNNQLLIATDGGVFYSPDNSKNVNQNSIFPRNLNLNITQFYSAAIDPVNLNGFMGGAQDNGTVYLYEPGISNTIEVLGGDGGFSFIDQTATNATESIYYIASTQFNVSYLYDSSFPATDYITLVNNRDSGNFINASDYDDENNIFYSFNDKNEITRVILKDDFENQGFRDNFNGVQDIISTPLFGNSDVTHIRVSPYNVAARKVFFGTVTGRLLIFDSTDESFEIINEPSNVFGAISCIELGASDDEILLTYSNYGVKSVWYTNDGGDNWKDVEGNLPDIPVRWSLFNPLDRKEVLLATEAGIWKTSDVTAETVFWEPASSGMGNVRVDMLQYRASDNLILAATHGRGMFTSNFVDSTAFVTSVVSDEKLFTVYPTVSKGDITVFAKNTLGKVKINIFDTAGRQVYGSSLDFSVNEKQPISLNIDSGIYIVNLVDKDNNKSSRKIIIE